A genomic region of Cannabis sativa cultivar Pink pepper isolate KNU-18-1 chromosome 1, ASM2916894v1, whole genome shotgun sequence contains the following coding sequences:
- the LOC115705054 gene encoding large ribosomal subunit protein P1, whose protein sequence is MSIGELACSYAVMALHDDGVPVTAEKIASLVEAANLKVESYWFGLFAKLAEKRNIDDLIVSGGAGGGGVAVDAVPRSAGGDAAAAAAPAAEEKKEEPKEESDDDMGFSLFD, encoded by the exons ATGTCGATCGGAGAGCTAGCTTGCAGCTACGCCGTCATGGCCCTCCATGACGATGGAGTCCCTGTCACT GCTGAGAAGATTGCCTCCTTGGTGGAAGCTGCTAACTTGAAGGTTGAATCTTACTGGTTTGGCCTGTTCGCTAAGCTTGCCGAGAAGCGCAACATTGATGACCTTATTGTGAGTGGCGGTGCCGGAGGTGGTGGTGTTGCAGTTGATGCTGTTCCCAGGTCAGCTGGTGGCGACGCTGCAGCCGCCGCCGCTCCCGCTGCTGAGGAGAAGAAG GAAGAACCAAAGGAAGAGAGTGACGATGACATGGGTTTCAGTCTGTTTGATTAG
- the LOC115704971 gene encoding granule-bound starch synthase 1, chloroplastic/amyloplastic-like isoform X2 codes for MATFAASAFASRSSHVNYEVSSMSDSKSSSEKVWLMKQKITHYGLRVLTKVDELSSLNTKLKLSAATRRRDGRLLSPKIFCGSGMNLVFVGTEVGPWSKTGGLGDVLGGLPPAMAANGHRVMTISPRYDQYKDAWDTEVKVEIKVGERTEKVGFFHCYKRGVDRVFVDHPVFLEKVWGKTASKIYGPIAGEDYQDNQLRFSLLCQAALEVPRILNFTSSKYYSGPYGEDVVFIANDWHTALIPCYLKAIYKAKGLYKSAKVAFCIHNIAYQGRFAFTDFSLLNLPDTFKSSFDFIDGYEKPVKGRKINWMKAGILESDKVLTVSPYYAKELVSGVEKGVELDNVLRKTGIMGIVNGMDVQEWNPSTDKYLSVKYDASTVREAKAILKEALQAEVGLPVDRNIPVIGFIGRLEEQKGSDILIAAIPYFIKENVQIIVLGTGKKPMEKQLQELETLYPNKARGVAKFNVPLAHMITGGADFILVPSRFEPCGLIQLHAMRYGTVPIVASTGGLVDTVKEGFTGFQMGAFNVECDEVDPADVQSVAKNVIRALATYGTSTLTEMIKNCMAQDLSWKGPAKKWEAMLLSLGVDGSEDGIDGEEIAPMAKENVATP; via the exons ATGGCAACTTTTGCAGCCTCAGCTTTTGCATCAAGAAGCTCACATGTCAACTATGAAGTATCTTCAATGTCAGATTCCAAATCAAGTTCAGAGAAAGTTTGGTTAATGAAGCAGAAAATAACCCACTACGGTTTAAGGGTATTGACCAAAGTGGATGAACTGAGTAGTCTCAACACCAAACTAAAACTAAGTGCTGCAACTAGAAGAAGAGATGGGAGGCTTCTTTCACCCAAAATCTTCTGCGGTAGTGGTATGAATTTAGTGTTTGTGGGAACTGAAGTGGGCCCTTGGAGCAAAACAGGTGGACTTGGAGATGTTCTTGGGGGTCTTCCACCAGCTATGGCG GCTAATGGGCATCGCGTTATGACAATTTCTCCACGTTATGACCAGTACAAAGATGCTTGGGACACAGAAGTTAAAGTTGag ATTAAAGTGGGAGAAAGAACAGAGAAAGTTGGTTTCTTCCACTGCTACAAACGAGGAGTTGATCGTGTTTTTGTGGACCATCCAGTGTTTCTCGAAAAG GTTTGGGGGAAAACTGCTTCCAAAATTTATGGTCCTATTGCTGGAGAGGATTACCAAGATAATCAACTTCGGTTTAGCCTTCTATGCCAG gcAGCTTTAGAAGTTCCAAGGATTCTGAATTTCACCAGCAGCAAATATTACTCTGGGCCATATG GTGAAGATGTTGTCTTCATAGCTAATGATTGGCACACTGCACTTATACCCTGCTACCTAAAAGCCATTTATAAAGCCAAAGGCTTATACAAGAGTGCCAAA GTAGCTTTTTGCATCCACAATATTGCTTACCAAGGCAGATTTGCATTCACAGACTTCAGTCTCCTCAATCTCCCAGATACTTTTAAAAGCTCTTTTGATTTCATtgacgg CTATGAAAAACCAGTGAAGGGAAGGAAAATCAATTGGATGAAGGCTGGAATCCTGGAATCAGATAAGGTCTTGACTGTTAGCCCATACTATGCCAAGGAGCTTGTTTCAGGTGTTGAGAAAGGAGTTGAATTAGACAATGTGCTTCGAAAAACAGGGATCATGGGGATTGTGAATGGCATGGATGTCCAAGAATGGAATCCTTCAACTGACAAATATTTATCTGTCAAATATGATGCTTCAACT GTCAGGGAAGCAAAGGCCATACTGAAAGAAGCCCTCCAAGCAGAAGTAGGTTTGCCAGTAGATAGAAATATCCCTGTAATAGGTTTCATTGGTAGGCTTGAAGAGCAGAAAGGTTCAGATATTCTTATAGCAGCCATTCCTTATTTCATCAAAGAGAATGTTCAGATAATAGTTCTG GGAACTGGAAAAAAGCCAATGGAGAAGCAACTCCAAGAGTTGGAGACATTGTATCCCAACAAGGCTAGAGGGGTTGCAAAATTTAATGTCCCTTTGGCCCATATGATAACAGGCGGAGCTGATTTCATCTTAGTTCCTAGCAGATTTGAGCCTTGTGGTCTTATTCAGTTGCATGCTATGCGCTATGGAACT GTACCAATTGTTGCCTCAACTGGGGGGTTAGTGGACACTGTCAAAGAAGGTTTCACCGGATTTCAGATGGGCGCCTTCAATGTAGAG TGTGATGAAGTTGATCCAGCAGACGTGCAATCAGTGGCTAAAAACGTTATAAGAGCCCTTGCTACATATGGAACTTCAACTTTGACCGAGATGATAAAGAATTGCATGGCTCAAGATCTATCATGGAAG GGTCCCGCTAAGAAGTGGGAGGCAATGCTACTGAGCCTTGGCGTTGATGGAAGCGAAGATGGGATCGATGGTGAGGAAATAGCTCCAATGGCTAAGGAAAACGTAGCAACCCCATGA
- the LOC115703640 gene encoding uncharacterized protein LOC115703640, whose protein sequence is MELDLTSFLDDDDDDDQLNSIPHRTIDDILNDSDSSTSSSPPPSPPSSSRRLSSDLDRSSSLTRHSSQSSIDGTRKSTEGTKPTQLEERRIGPRTTSVGRFKFGDSSEDVIRRGSRPLPSLFGGVRSNAKPGAALAAAAAASRSIPTPHAAAIKSRRSLGIGGFQKALDDVELGSTNGTGVAADSETVVSDELGSNSTGDLNVTGSEISSLDSKLVEVNNIDDDEKTDETSKRGEVSEISFVGEVLHCEETVSDDTRAGGAGEGLLGSIMETEVNSTSVNVGKDIENSAVDRVESRNFGTNSCDENEPGVDESSKFVGVSDNDEKGSSCWDVADNSGELAMESTTEELEKGDSINNVPYMKDNSDEDLDGDDASSTSEIKELVEERIGELESRGISQKAEKKSQPCKKPLEIAEELEKKHASTSMHWVEGAAAQPMRLEGIRRGSTTLGYFDVNASNNITRAISAQALRRDYGSPQVLAVHTNYIAVGMGRGVILVVPSKYSAHNADDMEKKMLILGLQGERSYSAVTSLCFNQQGDILLAGYFDGHITFWDVLKVSAAKVISGEHTAPVVHALFLGLDSQATRQFKAVTGDSKGLVLLHASSAISLFSRFNVKTQCLLDGQTTGTVLSASPLFFDESFGGASLSSQGNAVGPASSIGSMMGGVVGGDAGWKLFNEGSSMVEEGVVVFVTYQTALVVRLSPTLEVYSQLSRPDGAREGSMPYTAWKCTKQPYSSSTENSPTEVSEKVSLLAIAWDRKVLVAKLVKSELKVYGTWSLESAAIGVAWLDDQMLVVLTVTGQLCLFANDGTVIHQTSFAVDGSLGNDFVCYHTHFMNIFGNPEKSYHNCLAIRGASIYILGPSHLIVCRLLPWKERIQVLRKAGDWMGALNMAMTIYDGEAHGVVDLPRTLDAVQKAIMPFLVELLLSYVEEVFSYISVAFCNQIEKMDLLDDPSSISSSVHNEIKEQYTRVGGVAVEFCVHIKRTEILFDEIFSKFVAVQQKDTFLELLEPYILRDMLGSLPPEIMQALVEHYSSKGWLQRVEQCVLHMDISSLDFNQVVRLCREHGLYGALFYLFNKGLKDFRAPLEELFAVLQNTHREANSALGYRMLVYLKYCFSGLAFPPGHGNLPPSGLQSVREELLQFLLESSDTRNSRVGTRLTSGVPYLNLYFLLEMDIEATLDVLRCAFEEDKIPQPELSPHNMADTGMNTKEDNILTESQNLLIQRTIDVLIPFLEKGISQADRTSGDDEGSAEEWPSAKEICHLFEFIAHYVACGRAKVSKRVLDQILEYLTLENLQSSASSHSRISKQRERQVLALLKVVPETDWDASSVLQLCEKACFHQVCGLIHTIRHQYLSALDSYTKDVDEPIHAFSFINKILLELDGNDRDAFRSGLICRIPELINLNREGTIFLVIDHLNDEGSHILSELRAHSKSLFLYLKTVIEIQLSGTLNFDYLRNDDITSMKDKSEELTAYLERISDFPKILRSNPVHVTDDMIELYLELLCQYEPDSVLKFLETFDSYRVDHCLHLCQEHGIIDAASFLLERVGDAGSALLLTLSSLDNKFAKLADAMGSGAARKQHFSTVKKLGEVKEIENILRACIGLCQRNTPRLNPEEAEILWFRLLDSFCEPLMGSFGDGGLLEGGNQNRILAQTSDADNFEEASIINWRIPRSHKGAHLLKKLFSQFVKEIVEGMIGYVRLPNIMSKLLSDNGSQEFGDFKLTILGMLGTYGFERRILDTAKSLIEDDTFYTMSLLKKGASHGYAPRSPICCICSCVLAKNPSSSSIRVFICGHATHAQCELLENGASGAGSSSGCPVCMPNKKSQKSRNKSVLVEKGLVKKSSTRPQQTHGTTVYPHDHDLSDYANGLQQVSRFEMLNMLQKEQRFVQVENVPQLRLAPPAVYHEKVKKGTDILTGESSSGLSRTEKQNSRSKPLKDLKLKGSSLRFPLKSNIFGKEKISKR, encoded by the exons ATGGAGCTCGACCTCACCTCCTTCCTTGATGACGACGACGACGATGATCAACTCAACTCCATTCCCCACCGTACGATTGATGACATTCTCAACGACTCTGATTCTTCCACCTCATCGTCTCCTCCTCCATCCCCACCCTCTTCCTCCCGTCGTCTATCTTCCGATCTCGACCGTTCGTCCTCCCTCACTAGACACTCCTCCCAGTCTTCGATTGATGGGACTCGCAAATCTACGGAAGGTACTAAACCCACACAATTGGAGGAAAGGAGAATTGGACCTCGAACCACTTCGGTTGGGCGGTTCAAGTTCGGCGATTCGTCCGAGGATGTGATCCGGAGAGGCTCGAGGCCTTTGCCGTCGTTGTTCGGAGGGGTTCGTTCTAATGCGAAGCCCGGTGCGGCGCTCGCGGCTGCGGCAGCCGCTTCGAGGTCGATTCCGACACCGCACGCGGCGGCGATCAAGTCGAGGAGAAGTTTAGGGATTGGGGGTTTCCAGAAGGCTCTTGACGATGTTGAATTGGGTTCCACTAATGGTACTGGTGTTGCTGCGGATTCTGAGACTGTTGTTTCTGATGAGTTGGGTTCCAATTCGACTGGTGACTTAAATGTGACTGGTTCGGAAATTAGTAGTTTAGATTCAAAGTTAGTGGAAGTTAATAACATTGATGATGATGAGAAGACTGATGAAACTTCAAAAAGAGGTGAAGTTTCGGAGATTTCTTTTGTGGGTGAAGTTCTTCATTGTGAAGAAACAGTGAGCGATGATACAAGGGCTGGCGGTGCTGGAGAAGGATTGTTGGGTTCAATTATGGAAACCGAGGTTAATTCTACTTCAGTTAATGTTGGGAAGGATATTGAGAATTCTGCTGTTGACCGTGTTGAAAGTAGAAACTTCGGAACTAATTCTTGTGATGAAAATGAGCCTGGAGTGGATGAGAGTTCAAAATTTGTCGGTGTTAGTGATAATGATGAAAAGGGTAGTTCTTGCTGGGATGTTGCTGATAATAGTGGAGAACTCGCAATGGAGTCGACGACTGAGGAATTAGAAAAGGGAGATTCAATAAACAATGTGCCTTATATGAAAGATAACAGTGATGAGGATCTTGATGGTGATGATGCTAGCTCAACAAGTGAGATTAAAGAACTTGTGGAGGAGAGAATTGGGGAATTGGAGAGCAGGGGAATCAGTCAAAAAGCAGAAAAGAAATCACAGCCTTGTAAGAAGCCACTTGAAATAGCCGAAGAGCTCGAGAAGAAACACGCTTCTACAAGTATGCATTGGGTAGAAGGTGCTGCTGCCCAACCAATGAGGCTTGAGGGTATTCGGAGAGGATCCACAACATTGGGATACTTTGATGTGAATGCCAGCAATAACATTACACGGGCCATTTCAGCTCAGGCATTAAGGCGCGATTATGGTTCACCGCAGGTCTTGGCTGTTCATACTAATTACATTGCAGTAGGAATGGGAAGAGGGGTTATTCTAGTTGTTCCCAGTAAATACTCTGCACATAATGCTGACGATATGGAAAAAAAG ATGTTAATACTAGGGTTACAAGGGGAAAGATCTTATTCTGCTGTAACTTCTTTATGCTTCAATCAGCAAGGGGACATTCTCTTAGCTGGTTACTTTGATGGTCATATTACTTTTTGGGATGTCCTGAAGGTATCCGCTGCGAAGGTCATCTCTGGTGAACATACAGCACCAGTTGTACATGCATTATTTCTTGGGCTGGATTCTCAGGCTACACGTCAATTTAAGGCAGTGACTGGTGATAGTAAGGGTTTGGTTTTATTACATGCCTCGTCAGCAATATCTTTGTTTAGTAGGTTCAATGTCAAAACACAG TGTCTTCTTGATGGACAAACAACGGGAACAGTGCTATCAGCTTCACCACTCTtctttgatgaatcttttgGAGGCGCTTCACTGTCCTCTCAGGGAAATGCAGTGGGTCCTGCTAGCAGCATCGGCAGCATGATGGGTGGTGTAGTTGGTGGGGATGCAGGTTGGAAACTCTTTAATGAAGGCTCTTCTATGGTAGAAGAAGGTGTTGTCGTCTTTGTCACCTATCAAACTGCTCTGGTG GTGAGACTTAGTCCAACTTTGGAGGTCTATTCACAACTTTCTAGGCCAGATGGAGCTCGGGAAGGTTCCATGCCTTACACTGCCTGGAAATGCACAAAACAACCATACAGTTCGTCTACTG AGAATTCACCTACTGAAGTTTCAGAAAAAGTTTCACTGCTTGCGATTGCTTGGGATCGAAAGGTTCTGGTAGCAAAGCTGGTTAAGTCAGAGCTAAAGGTATATGGCACGTGGTCTCTTGAAAGTGCAGCTATAGGCGTGGCTTGGTTGGATGATCAG ATGCTAGTGGTTCTGACTGTGACTGGACAACTATGTTTGTTTGCAAACGATGGAACTGTAATTCATCAAACTAGTTTTGCTGTAGATGGTTCTCTCGGGAATGACTTTGTTTGTTACCATACTCACTTCATGAATATCTTTGGAAATCCTGAAAAATCTTATCACAATTGCTTAGCCATAAGGGGAGCTTCTATCTACATACTCGGCCCATCACATCTAATTGTGTGCCGCCTTCTGCCTTGGAAGGAACGAATTCAGGTTTTACGGAAAGCAGGTGATTGGATGGGTGCTTTGAACATGGCCATGACAATTTATGATGGTGAAGCACATGGTGTTGTTGACCTTCCTAGGACCTTGGATGCTGTACAGAAGGCCATTATGCCTTTTCTGGTAGAGTTGCTTCTTTCATATGTAGAAGAAGTATTTTCCTATATTTCAGTGGCATTCTGCAACCAAATTGAAAAGATGGATCTACTGGATGATCCCAGTAGCATAAGTAGTTCTGTTCACAATGAAATAAAAGAGCAATATACACGTGTTGGTGGAGTTGCAGTTGAATTCTGTGTACATATCAAGAGAACAGAGATCCTATTTGATGAAATTTTCTCCAAGTTTGTTGCTGTTCAACAAAAAG ACACATTTTTGGAGCTGCTGGAGCCATATATATTAAGGGACATGCTTGGTTCTCTACCTCCAGAG ATTATGCAAGCACTGGTAGAACATTATAGCAGCAAAGGGTGgttacagagagttgaacagtGCGTCCTTCACATGGATATTTCTTCATTGGATTTTAACCAG gtTGTACGGTTATGTCGGGAGCATGGACTTTATGGTGCACTGTTTTATCTCTTCAATAAAGGATTGAAAGATTTCAGGGCACCTTTAGAGGAGCTTTTTGCGGTTTTACAAAATACTCACAGGGAAGCCAATTCTGCCCTTGG GTATCGAATGCTAGTTTATCTGAAGTACTGTTTTTCAGGCCTTGCTTTTCCGCCAG GACATGGTAACCTTCCTCCTTCAGGCTTGCAATCTGTTAGAGAAGAACTGCTGCAATTTTTGTTGGAGTCATCTGATACTCGAAATTCAAGAGTTGGTACAAGATTAACATCTGGAGTGCCATATCTGAACCTTTATTTCCTCTTAGAAATGGATATCGAAGCTACCCTAGATGTGCTGAGATGTGCTTTCGAAGAAGATAAAATTCCACAACCTGAGCTTTCTCCTCATAATATGGCTGATACTGGCATGAACACGAAGGAAGATAACATTTTAACGGAAAgtcaaaatttattaatacAGCGTACAATagatgttctcattccatttctTGAAAAAGGCATTTCACAGGCAGATAGAACTTCTGGTGATGATGAAGGATCAGCAGAAGAGTGGCCGTCAGCAAAAGAAATATGTCATTTGTTTGAGTTTATAGCACATTATGTTGCGTGTGGAAGAGCTAAAGTCTCAAAAAGAGTCCTCGATCAGATTTTGGAGTATTTAACACTAGAGAATCTGCAATCAAGTGCTTCTTCACATAGCAGAATCTCAAAACAAAGAGAGAGGCAGGTACTTGCGCTTCTGAAGGTAGTTCCAGAGACTGATTGGGATGCCTCTAGTGTGCTGCAACTATGTGAGAAAGCATGTTTTCACCAG GTTTGTGGTCTAATTCATACCATCAGGCATCAGTATCTTTCTGCTTTGGATAGCTACACGAAAGATGTAGATGAGCCCATTCATGCATTCTCTTTTATCAACAAAATCTTATTAGAGCTCGACGGAAACGACCGTGACGCTTTCCGATCAGGCCTCATTTGTCGTATTCCTGAGCTAATTAACTTAAACAG GGAGGGTACTATCTTCTTGGTTATTGACCATTTGAATGATGAAGGTTCACATATATTATCTGAACTTCGTGCTCATTCAAAAAGCCTTTTTCTTTATTTGAAAACAGTCATCGAAATTCAGTTATCTGGCACCCTGAACTTTGATTATTTGAGAAATGATGACATAACGAGTATGAAGGATAAATCTGAAGAACTGACAGCTTACTTGGAAAGAATCTCTGATTTTCCCAAGATTCTGCGCAGTAATCCTGTACACGTGACAGATGATATGATTGAACTATATCTTGAG ttaTTGTGTCAGTATGAACCTGATTCAGTTCTCAAGTTCCTAGAGACTTTTGATAGCTACCGCGTGGATCATTGTTTACACCTATGCCAGGAACATGGAATTATAGATGCTGCATCATTCTTATTAGAAAGGGTTGGTGATGCTGGCAGTGCTCTATTACTTACACTTTCCAGCCTTGACAACAAGTTTGCCAAGCTTGCAGATGCTATGGGAAGTGGGGCTGCTCGTAAACAGCATTTCAGTACTGTCAAAAAATTGGGAGAG GTGaaagaaatagaaaatataTTGCGTGCCTGTATTGGATTGTGCCAAAGGAACACCCCTCGTTTGAATCCTGAAGAAGCAGAGATACTATGGTTCAGATTACTAGACTC ATTTTGTGAGCCTTTGATGGGTTCATTTGGTGATGGTGGACTTCTTGAAGGAGGAAATCAAAATAGAATATTAGCTCAGACATCCGACGCAGATAATTTTGAAGAGGCGTCCATCATCAATTGGAGAATTCCAAGATCCCACAAAGGTGCTCATCTCTTGAAAAAATTGTTCTCTCAGTTCGTTAAGGAGATTGTTGAGGGCATGATAGGATATGTTCGACTTCCAAACATCATGTCCAAACTTCTCTCTGATAATGGTAGCCAGGAATTTGGTGACTTTAAACTCACAATACTGGGAATGCTTGGAACATATGGCTTCGAAAGAAGAATTCTG GATACCGCCAAATCCCTAATAGAAGATGACACATTCTATACCATGAGCTTACTCAAGAAAGGAGCATCTCATGGGTATGCCCCTCGTAGTCCAATTTGCTGTATATGCAGTTGTGTTCTTGCCAAGAACCCTTCTAGCTCAAGCATTCGGGTTTTCATTTGCGGTCATGCTACTCATGCTCAGTGTGAGCTTTTGGAGAACGGAGCATCTGGTGCTGGTTCCTCATCCGGATGCCCTGTCTGCATGCCTAACAAGAAATCACagaaatcaagaaataaatcagTCCTTGTAGAGAAAGGTCTAGTAAAGAAGTCTTCAACGAGACCCCAACAAACACACGGAACAACTGTTTACCCACACGACCATGATTTGTCAGACTATGCTAACGGGCTTCAGCAAGTCTCACGG TTTGAGATGTTGAACATGTTACAAAAAGAGCAAAGATTTGTTCAGGTAGAGAATGTACCTCAGTTGAGGCTTGCCCCACCAGCTGTATATCATGAAAAGGTAAAGAAAGGAACTGATATTCTAACAGGAGAAAGTAGCAGTGGTCTGTCGAGAACAGAAAAACAGAACAGCAGAAGTAAGCCACTAAAAGATCTAAAACTTAAAGGCTCGTCTCTTAGATTTCCCTTGAAATCGAATATATTTG GCAAGGAGAAAATCAGCAAGAGGTGA
- the LOC115704971 gene encoding granule-bound starch synthase 1, chloroplastic/amyloplastic-like isoform X1: MATFAASAFASRSSHVNYEVSSMSDSKSSSEKVWLMKQKITHYGLRVLTKVDELSSLNTKLKLSAATRRRDGRLLSPKIFCGSGMNLVFVGTEVGPWSKTGGLGDVLGGLPPAMAANGHRVMTISPRYDQYKDAWDTEVKVEIKVGERTEKVGFFHCYKRGVDRVFVDHPVFLEKVWGKTASKIYGPIAGEDYQDNQLRFSLLCQAALEVPRILNFTSSKYYSGPYGEDVVFIANDWHTALIPCYLKAIYKAKGLYKSAKVAFCIHNIAYQGRFAFTDFSLLNLPDTFKSSFDFIDGYEKPVKGRKINWMKAGILESDKVLTVSPYYAKELVSGVEKGVELDNVLRKTGIMGIVNGMDVQEWNPSTDKYLSVKYDASTVREAKAILKEALQAEVGLPVDRNIPVIGFIGRLEEQKGSDILIAAIPYFIKENVQIIVLGTGKKPMEKQLQELETLYPNKARGVAKFNVPLAHMITGGADFILVPSRFEPCGLIQLHAMRYGTVPIVASTGGLVDTVKEGFTGFQMGAFNVECDEVDPADVQSVAKNVIRALATYGTSTLTEMIKNCMAQDLSWKVRRRVFSSEDKQMMRTFGLILYINYGMSQGPAKKWEAMLLSLGVDGSEDGIDGEEIAPMAKENVATP; this comes from the exons ATGGCAACTTTTGCAGCCTCAGCTTTTGCATCAAGAAGCTCACATGTCAACTATGAAGTATCTTCAATGTCAGATTCCAAATCAAGTTCAGAGAAAGTTTGGTTAATGAAGCAGAAAATAACCCACTACGGTTTAAGGGTATTGACCAAAGTGGATGAACTGAGTAGTCTCAACACCAAACTAAAACTAAGTGCTGCAACTAGAAGAAGAGATGGGAGGCTTCTTTCACCCAAAATCTTCTGCGGTAGTGGTATGAATTTAGTGTTTGTGGGAACTGAAGTGGGCCCTTGGAGCAAAACAGGTGGACTTGGAGATGTTCTTGGGGGTCTTCCACCAGCTATGGCG GCTAATGGGCATCGCGTTATGACAATTTCTCCACGTTATGACCAGTACAAAGATGCTTGGGACACAGAAGTTAAAGTTGag ATTAAAGTGGGAGAAAGAACAGAGAAAGTTGGTTTCTTCCACTGCTACAAACGAGGAGTTGATCGTGTTTTTGTGGACCATCCAGTGTTTCTCGAAAAG GTTTGGGGGAAAACTGCTTCCAAAATTTATGGTCCTATTGCTGGAGAGGATTACCAAGATAATCAACTTCGGTTTAGCCTTCTATGCCAG gcAGCTTTAGAAGTTCCAAGGATTCTGAATTTCACCAGCAGCAAATATTACTCTGGGCCATATG GTGAAGATGTTGTCTTCATAGCTAATGATTGGCACACTGCACTTATACCCTGCTACCTAAAAGCCATTTATAAAGCCAAAGGCTTATACAAGAGTGCCAAA GTAGCTTTTTGCATCCACAATATTGCTTACCAAGGCAGATTTGCATTCACAGACTTCAGTCTCCTCAATCTCCCAGATACTTTTAAAAGCTCTTTTGATTTCATtgacgg CTATGAAAAACCAGTGAAGGGAAGGAAAATCAATTGGATGAAGGCTGGAATCCTGGAATCAGATAAGGTCTTGACTGTTAGCCCATACTATGCCAAGGAGCTTGTTTCAGGTGTTGAGAAAGGAGTTGAATTAGACAATGTGCTTCGAAAAACAGGGATCATGGGGATTGTGAATGGCATGGATGTCCAAGAATGGAATCCTTCAACTGACAAATATTTATCTGTCAAATATGATGCTTCAACT GTCAGGGAAGCAAAGGCCATACTGAAAGAAGCCCTCCAAGCAGAAGTAGGTTTGCCAGTAGATAGAAATATCCCTGTAATAGGTTTCATTGGTAGGCTTGAAGAGCAGAAAGGTTCAGATATTCTTATAGCAGCCATTCCTTATTTCATCAAAGAGAATGTTCAGATAATAGTTCTG GGAACTGGAAAAAAGCCAATGGAGAAGCAACTCCAAGAGTTGGAGACATTGTATCCCAACAAGGCTAGAGGGGTTGCAAAATTTAATGTCCCTTTGGCCCATATGATAACAGGCGGAGCTGATTTCATCTTAGTTCCTAGCAGATTTGAGCCTTGTGGTCTTATTCAGTTGCATGCTATGCGCTATGGAACT GTACCAATTGTTGCCTCAACTGGGGGGTTAGTGGACACTGTCAAAGAAGGTTTCACCGGATTTCAGATGGGCGCCTTCAATGTAGAG TGTGATGAAGTTGATCCAGCAGACGTGCAATCAGTGGCTAAAAACGTTATAAGAGCCCTTGCTACATATGGAACTTCAACTTTGACCGAGATGATAAAGAATTGCATGGCTCAAGATCTATCATGGAAGGTAAGAAGAAGAGTATTTTCTAGTGAAGATAAACAAATGATGAGAACATTTGgacttatattatatataaattatggcaTGTCACAGGGTCCCGCTAAGAAGTGGGAGGCAATGCTACTGAGCCTTGGCGTTGATGGAAGCGAAGATGGGATCGATGGTGAGGAAATAGCTCCAATGGCTAAGGAAAACGTAGCAACCCCATGA